In Herbaspirillum seropedicae, a single window of DNA contains:
- a CDS encoding heavy metal translocating P-type ATPase, whose product MSSEGSGDGSGEGTLCFHCGQPVPAGQAWTLEIGGARRELCCVGCQSVARLIVDSGCEDFYLRRTAPSARVDPEQLLPPELALLEQPQPAPDQAHAADASAELVLSIDGLRCSACVWLIEKYLARLPGMQMAEMNVATSRLHLRRDPALCSTATILRGLRGLGYTAYPFDPLRQGEQARRASRRLFRQLFIAGLSMMQVMMYAVPVYMTHEGIDPDMMSLMRWASLFLTIPAVFYSALPFFTGAWAGLRARAPGMDLPVAIGIAAAFLASAIATWRGEGEIWFDSVSMFIFLLLGSRYLEAAARRKSASALERMQQAFPASALLAPGYPEQRETTLVVAAQLREGDVILARPGDTIAADACLLEGAGEFDLALLSGESRPQSFQIGQEAPGGAVNLSQPVFLRVVRATGESTLAALTRLAEQAGQGKPALAQWADVVASRFVVALLLLAGATFLAWQLIDPTRAWSTAIAVLVVSCPCALSLATPSALAAATDRLLRAGTLIVRGNVLETLQRADTIVFDKTGTLTQGRPQLTALWSDVDCQRSLAIAAAMERGSLHPLAKALVEEGARRQVDALEVEQLTSVTGAGMQGMIEGDLYRIGSRSFVAGLAGTALPPVLLQSAASGAGSVYLGSSDGWLARFDLADALRTDAVATVAAFRALGLRTILLSGDQPEVCAEVAAAAGISEVQAACTPQGKLDYVRNLQRDGAVVAIVGDGINDAAMLRAGDVSFAMGKGAALAQVSADAVIMSDRLQAVADCAAMAQRTMHIVRQNLVWAATYNFLAIPAAAFGLLDPWMSAVGMSLSSLLVVGNALRLSRRQVRSAAEAQPAAVRPALAGAA is encoded by the coding sequence ATGAGCAGTGAAGGGAGCGGGGACGGGAGCGGCGAGGGGACACTGTGTTTCCATTGCGGCCAGCCGGTGCCGGCCGGACAGGCGTGGACGCTGGAGATCGGCGGGGCGCGGCGTGAGCTGTGCTGCGTCGGTTGCCAGAGCGTGGCGCGACTGATCGTGGACAGCGGCTGCGAAGACTTCTACCTGCGCCGCACGGCGCCTTCGGCCCGGGTCGATCCCGAACAACTGCTCCCGCCCGAACTGGCCTTGCTGGAGCAGCCGCAGCCAGCGCCGGATCAGGCCCATGCCGCCGACGCCAGCGCGGAGCTGGTCCTGTCCATCGATGGCTTGCGCTGCTCGGCCTGCGTCTGGCTGATCGAAAAATACCTGGCGCGCCTGCCCGGCATGCAGATGGCCGAGATGAACGTGGCTACCTCACGGCTGCACCTGCGCCGCGATCCCGCCTTGTGTTCCACCGCCACCATCCTGCGCGGCCTGCGCGGGCTGGGCTATACCGCCTATCCCTTCGATCCCCTGCGCCAGGGTGAACAGGCGCGCCGTGCCTCGCGCCGCCTGTTCCGCCAGTTGTTCATCGCCGGCCTGTCGATGATGCAGGTGATGATGTATGCCGTGCCGGTCTACATGACCCATGAGGGCATCGATCCCGACATGATGTCGCTCATGCGCTGGGCCAGCCTGTTCCTGACCATTCCTGCGGTGTTCTATTCGGCCTTGCCATTCTTCACCGGCGCCTGGGCCGGACTGCGCGCCCGTGCACCGGGGATGGACCTGCCGGTGGCCATCGGCATCGCAGCAGCCTTCCTGGCCAGCGCCATCGCCACCTGGCGCGGCGAGGGCGAGATCTGGTTCGACAGCGTGAGCATGTTCATCTTCCTGCTGCTGGGCAGTCGCTACCTGGAGGCGGCCGCCCGCCGCAAATCCGCGTCGGCGCTGGAGCGCATGCAGCAGGCCTTCCCGGCCTCGGCGCTGCTGGCGCCAGGCTATCCGGAGCAGCGCGAGACCACCCTGGTGGTCGCAGCGCAATTGCGCGAGGGTGATGTGATCCTGGCGCGTCCGGGCGATACCATCGCGGCTGACGCCTGCCTGCTGGAGGGCGCGGGCGAGTTCGACCTGGCCCTGCTGTCGGGCGAAAGCCGTCCCCAGTCTTTCCAGATCGGCCAGGAAGCGCCCGGCGGCGCGGTCAACCTGAGCCAGCCGGTGTTCCTGCGGGTGGTGCGCGCCACCGGCGAAAGTACGCTGGCCGCGCTGACCCGGCTGGCCGAGCAGGCCGGACAGGGCAAGCCTGCGCTGGCCCAGTGGGCTGACGTCGTGGCTTCGCGCTTCGTAGTGGCGCTGCTGCTGCTGGCTGGGGCGACTTTCCTGGCCTGGCAATTGATCGATCCGACGCGTGCCTGGTCCACCGCCATTGCGGTGCTGGTGGTGTCTTGTCCCTGCGCCCTGTCGCTGGCGACACCCTCGGCATTGGCGGCCGCCACTGATCGTCTGCTGCGGGCCGGTACGCTGATCGTGCGTGGCAATGTGCTGGAAACCCTGCAACGCGCCGACACCATTGTCTTCGACAAGACCGGCACGCTCACCCAGGGACGTCCGCAGTTGACCGCCTTGTGGTCGGATGTGGACTGCCAGCGCTCGCTGGCGATCGCCGCTGCCATGGAGCGCGGCAGCCTGCATCCGCTGGCCAAGGCGCTGGTGGAGGAGGGCGCGCGCCGGCAGGTGGACGCCCTTGAGGTGGAACAACTGACTTCGGTGACGGGGGCGGGCATGCAGGGCATGATCGAGGGCGACCTCTATCGCATCGGCTCGCGCAGTTTCGTCGCTGGGCTGGCGGGCACTGCATTGCCACCGGTCCTGTTGCAGTCGGCTGCCAGTGGGGCGGGCAGCGTCTATCTGGGTAGCAGCGATGGTTGGCTGGCGCGCTTCGACCTGGCCGATGCCTTGCGCACGGATGCGGTCGCGACCGTGGCGGCTTTCCGCGCACTGGGCCTGCGCACCATCCTGCTCAGCGGCGACCAGCCCGAGGTCTGTGCCGAGGTGGCCGCCGCAGCCGGCATCAGCGAGGTGCAGGCAGCCTGCACGCCACAGGGCAAGCTGGACTATGTGCGCAATCTGCAGCGGGACGGGGCGGTGGTGGCCATCGTTGGCGATGGCATCAACGACGCGGCCATGCTGCGCGCCGGCGATGTCTCCTTCGCCATGGGCAAGGGCGCGGCGCTGGCGCAGGTCAGTGCCGATGCCGTCATCATGAGTGACCGCCTGCAGGCCGTGGCCGATTGCGCGGCGATGGCGCAGCGGACCATGCACATCGTGCGCCAGAACCTGGTGTGGGCGGCGACCTACAACTTCCTGGCCATTCCGGCAGCAGCCTTCGGCCTGCTCGATCCCTGGATGTCGGCGGTGGGCATGTCGCTCAGTTCGCTGCTGGTGGTGGGCAATGCCTTGCGCCTGAGCCGTCGGCAGGTGCGTTCTGCTGCAGAAGCACAGCCGGCGGCGGTACGTCCCGCGCTGGCGGGAGCGGCCTGA
- a CDS encoding sulfite exporter TauE/SafE family protein yields MNLLPIFLVGLMGSVHCIGMCGGIVGALSSAAPVRPTPTPAAPLLSVAAPGRNDGARLLRIIPIHPAGGVQVQAMAQDLVRVLCYNLGRLSSYALAGALAGGIAAGLLRGADVLGWLAPAQRVAYLITNIVLVLLGLYLTQWWPALARLEQWGSALWVRVRPLAARLVPVDTPAKALLLGSLWGWLPCGMVYSALLTALMAGSAMQGALTMLAFGAGTLPVLLAAGLSGARLRQLAQRPAVRLAAGVVVLAFGIMGLLRGAEIGGMGIARGWIDVFCISPAHGG; encoded by the coding sequence GTGAATCTGCTGCCGATCTTCCTGGTAGGCCTGATGGGGAGCGTCCATTGCATCGGGATGTGTGGCGGCATCGTCGGCGCGCTCAGTTCGGCGGCGCCCGTTCGTCCGACGCCCACGCCGGCTGCGCCCCTGCTGTCGGTGGCCGCGCCCGGTCGCAATGACGGCGCGCGACTGCTGCGCATCATTCCCATTCATCCCGCCGGTGGCGTCCAGGTCCAGGCCATGGCCCAGGATCTGGTGCGGGTGCTGTGCTACAACCTGGGCCGCCTGTCCAGCTATGCGCTGGCCGGTGCATTGGCCGGCGGTATCGCGGCAGGGTTGCTGCGCGGTGCCGATGTGCTCGGCTGGCTGGCGCCCGCGCAGCGGGTGGCTTACCTGATCACCAATATCGTGCTGGTCCTGCTGGGTCTGTACCTGACCCAATGGTGGCCGGCGCTGGCGCGTCTGGAGCAGTGGGGCAGCGCCTTGTGGGTGCGTGTACGCCCGCTGGCCGCGCGCCTGGTGCCGGTGGATACGCCGGCCAAGGCCTTGCTGCTGGGCAGCCTCTGGGGTTGGCTGCCCTGCGGGATGGTCTACAGCGCCTTGTTGACGGCCTTGATGGCCGGCAGCGCCATGCAGGGGGCATTGACCATGCTGGCCTTTGGCGCCGGCACCTTGCCAGTGTTGCTGGCGGCTGGCCTGTCCGGTGCGCGCCTGCGCCAGCTGGCGCAGCGTCCGGCGGTGCGTCTGGCGGCCGGCGTGGTCGTACTGGCTTTCGGAATAATGGGTTTGCTGCGTGGCGCCGAGATCGGCGGCATGGGCATTGCACGCGGCTGGATCGATGTGTTCTGCATCAGTCCGGCGCATGGGGGATGA
- the hemN gene encoding oxygen-independent coproporphyrinogen III oxidase: MQVAHPSTLQSSASLAGMNKSVLRRMDQRGPRYTSYPTADRFTSDFAVTDYLHAVSDRRSMSAWRALSLYLHIPFCDTICYYCACNKIVTKNRAKAALYLSYLKREISMQGSLFSGMNQVEQLHFGGGTPTYLSDEQMSDLMDHIRHCFTLAPDHVGEYSIEIDPRTVSVERVHKLRQQGFNRISLGVQDFDPEVQLAVNRVQSEEQTLEIIRAARDAGFRSVSIDLIYGLPKQNVMSMSRTLAKVIAASPDRIAVYNYAHMPQLFKTQRQIKEEDLPSADSKLDMLSLCIRQLTSAGYVYIGMDHFAKPTDDLAIAQQQGRLHRNFQGYSTHSETDLVACGVSAISAVGGSYSQNEKTLDDYYARLENSTLPIARGIQLGMDDVLRRLIIQRLMCNFELSINSLEIAYPIVFREYFASEMEKLKQLEEDGLIKIEPEWITVEPKGRLLIRNICMVFDRYLNQEREKAASQNKDAPQRYSQTV; encoded by the coding sequence ATGCAAGTCGCCCATCCGTCCACCCTGCAGTCTTCCGCCAGTCTCGCCGGCATGAACAAGAGCGTGCTGCGCAGAATGGACCAGCGTGGTCCGCGCTACACGTCCTATCCCACTGCAGACCGTTTCACCAGTGACTTTGCCGTCACCGACTACCTCCATGCGGTGTCCGACCGTCGCAGCATGAGCGCCTGGCGCGCCTTGTCGCTGTACCTGCACATTCCGTTCTGCGACACCATCTGCTATTACTGCGCCTGCAACAAGATCGTCACCAAGAACCGCGCCAAGGCCGCGCTCTACCTGAGCTACCTCAAGCGCGAGATCAGCATGCAGGGCTCGCTCTTTTCGGGAATGAACCAGGTCGAGCAACTGCACTTCGGCGGCGGCACCCCGACCTACCTTTCGGATGAGCAGATGTCGGACCTGATGGACCACATCCGCCACTGCTTCACGCTCGCACCTGACCACGTCGGCGAATACTCCATCGAGATCGATCCCCGCACGGTGTCGGTGGAACGCGTCCACAAGCTGCGCCAGCAGGGCTTCAACCGCATCAGCCTGGGCGTGCAGGATTTCGATCCCGAGGTGCAGCTGGCCGTGAACCGTGTCCAGTCGGAAGAGCAGACGCTGGAGATCATCCGCGCCGCCCGCGATGCCGGTTTCCGCTCGGTCAGCATCGACTTGATCTATGGCTTGCCCAAGCAGAACGTGATGTCCATGTCGCGCACGCTGGCCAAGGTGATCGCCGCCAGCCCGGACCGCATCGCCGTCTACAACTATGCGCACATGCCGCAGCTCTTCAAGACCCAGCGCCAGATCAAGGAAGAAGACCTGCCCAGCGCCGACAGCAAGCTCGACATGCTCTCGCTGTGCATCCGCCAGCTGACCTCGGCGGGCTATGTCTATATCGGCATGGATCACTTCGCCAAGCCCACTGACGACCTGGCCATTGCCCAGCAGCAGGGTCGTCTGCACCGCAACTTCCAGGGTTACTCCACCCATTCGGAGACCGACCTCGTGGCCTGCGGCGTATCGGCCATCAGCGCGGTGGGCGGCAGCTACAGCCAGAACGAAAAGACCCTCGACGACTACTACGCCCGCCTGGAAAATTCCACGCTGCCCATCGCCCGTGGCATCCAGCTGGGCATGGATGATGTCTTGCGCCGCCTGATCATCCAGCGCCTGATGTGCAATTTCGAGTTGTCGATCAACTCGCTGGAAATCGCCTATCCCATCGTCTTCCGCGAATACTTCGCCAGCGAGATGGAAAAGCTCAAGCAGCTGGAAGAAGACGGCCTCATCAAGATCGAACCGGAATGGATCACCGTCGAGCCCAAGGGCCGGCTGCTGATCCGCAACATCTGCATGGTCTTCGATCGCTACCTGAACCAGGAGCGCGAGAAGGCCGCCAGCCAGAACAAGGATGCCCCGCAGCGATATTCGCAGACGGTCTGA